The DNA window CGAGATAGAACCGCGCGATCTTGGCCTGGAAGGTGCTGCCGTCGTCGCGGCGCATTTCGTATTCGCCTTCCATCGTGCCCCATGCGGTCTTCAGCGGGCAGTAGCTCTGGTACTTGAATGCCTGCCCCGGCTCCAGCCGAGGGGTCTGCCCGATCACGCCAGGGCCCCGCACCTCTTCCTGCCGGCCGTTGCCGTCGATGATCAGCCAGTAACGCGAAACCAGCTGCGCGGGCTCGGTGCCCTCGTTCTTAATCACGATCGTGTAGCCGAAGAGAAACTTCCGATCGTCCGGATCGGATTCTTCGGGCAGGAAGTAGGCGGTCGCGCCGACGCGAATGCCGTTGGTCTCGGTATTAGATAACTCCGGGGTTGCCATGTGACCGACATGGTAGGATACGGACGGGCCTGCGGACAAGCGGCGACGGGCACGGCGAGCCGTTGCGCTAACATCTTTAACCGCGCTGCGCAACTTCCGGACAGTTCGCTACAATCCGCCCCCGACATGACGTCGGTCCGCCTAGAACACATCTCCAAGCGTTTCGGCCAAACGACTGCCCTGGCCGACATCGACTTCACGATTAACTCCGGCGAGCTGTTCTTTTTGCTGGGCCCCAGCGGCTGCGGCAAGAGCACGCTGCTACGCCTGATCGCCGGGCTTCATGACCCCTCGAAGGGGAAGATCCTGTTCAATGACCGTGACGTCACGGCGCTGGGCACCGACAAACGCAACGCCGTGATGTGCTTTCAGAGCTACGCGCTTTGGCCGCACATGAGCGTCCGCGAGAACGTCCGATTCGGGCTGGCCGTACGGAAGCAACCCAAGCCGGAGCAGGACAAGCGGATCGCCGACGTGCTCAAGCTCGTGCAGATGGAGCCTTACGCCGACCGCAAGCCGAACCAGCTCTCCGGCGGGCAGCAGCAGCGGGTCGCCCTGGCCCGGGCGCTGGCGGTGAACCCCGATTGCCTGCTGCTGGACGAGCCGCTGTCAAACCTCGACGCCAAGCTGCGCCACGAGATGCGGTCGGAGATCCGCCGCATCTGCAAGACGGCGGGGTACACGACGATCTACGTCACGCACGACATGAAAGAGGCGCTGAGCGTCGCCGACCGGATTGCGGTGATGAAGGACGGGAAGATCGCACAGATCGGCACGCCGGGTGATCTTTACCATAAGCCGATGAACAGCTTCGTCGCCGACTTTGTCGGCTCGACGAACCTGCTGACGGGAAAGGTCGTCGGCACCGACGCCGGTCGGTACGAAATCGAAACACCTGCCGGGCGCGTCTTCGGCTCGGCGGTGAACAACGGCTTTCTGCGCGACGCCAATGTCATTGTCAGTATCCGCCCCGAGCAGATGCAGGTCGCCCGGCGGACGGCCGCCGCCGGCGAGGCCGGGCCGAATCGCTTCACGGGCAAAGTGCTTGAAACAACGTTCCTCGGCGAAGCGAGCGAGCACGTGCTGGCGGTCAACGGGCAGAGGCTGAAGGTGATCGCCGCGCCGCCGTTGTTCAATGTGCCCGAAGAACTGACAGTGCAGTTTGATCCGGAGGATGTGGTCGTACTGAAAGAGTAGGGTGGGGTTCACCCCACCAGAGCCCGTTCGTCAACCGGTTGTGTCGATTCGCGGGCTAGTTGCAACAGAACATTCGACCTCGGGTCCTGACCGGTAATCGAACACAGCCGGTTCATCGGAGCGATGCGGTGGGCTGAAGCCCACCCTACAGAATACAGCATGCGTCGCTATATCTTCCCCATCCTCTTTGTCCTCGTCCTGGCGACGCCATTCGTCGTGCGGGCGATCATTGGCGACGCCACGGAGCGGCCTTCGAGCGGGGAACTTCGCCTGGTCGTCATCACGCCGCACGGCGAACCGATCCGACGCGAGTTCGGCGACGCGTTCTCCGAGTGGCATCGTGCCCGGTTCGGTAAGACGGTGGTTGTCGACTACCGCAATTTCGGTGGCGGCGCCAGCGATATCGTCAAGTACTTCAATGCCACCAGCGACTCGGGCTACTTCCAGAAGACTGGCACCTACGGCGTGGACGTCGCCTGGGGCGGCGGGGAGACGCTGTTCAGCGTCGATCTCAAGAAGCACCTGCTGCCGGTCAAGCTGTCGCCGGAGGTGATGTCGACGGCCTATCCGAAGCCGGACATTGGCGGCGTGGCGCTCTACGACAAGGACGGCAACTGGTTCGGCACCACACTCGGCAGTTTCGGCATCGTCTACAACAAGGACGTTCTCCGGTATCTCGGCCTGCCCGAGCCCAAGACCTGGGAAGACCTCACCGACCCCCGGTACCGCAACTACATCATTCTCGCCGACCCCACCCGCAGTAGCTCCGCCCGTACCGCGTTCATGGCGATCGTGGAAAAGCAGATGGCGATCGCGAAGGAAGCCGCTGGCGCTGATGACAAGGGGGCTGAAGACCGGGGCTGGGCCCGCGGCATGGGGCTGATACGCCAGATCGCGGCCAATGCCCGTGTCTTTACCGACGCCAGTTCGTCGGTTCCTTCGGTCGTAGGCTCCGGAGACGCCGCCGCCGGCATGGCGATCGATTTTTATGGCCGTACGCAGGTGGAGATGTCCGGAGAATCTCGCGTCGGGTATGTCGAGCCGGCCGAGGCCACCATCGTCAACCCGGACCCGATCGCCGTGGTCAAGGGTACGCAGAACAAGGAACTGGCGATCCGGTTTATCGAGTTCATCCTCAGTACCGAAGGACAGCGCCTGTGGAATTACCGGGTCGGCGCGCCGGGCGGTCCGAAGCAGACGACCCTTCGGCGTTTACCAATCGTTCCGTCGGTCTATGCCGACCAAACCTACTTCACCGACAAGGTCAACCCGTTTCTGATCGCCGGTACTTTCAACACCCGGCGGGAACGCACGGGTACGTTCAAGACACTCGGCGATCAGATCCAGGTGAGCTGCATCGACGTGCTGGCGGAACTGCGCGAGACGCGAAAGCTCATCCTCGCGTCGCCCGCAGCGGTAGAGCTGGACAAGAAGCTGGGGACGTTTCCCTTCGATCAGAAAGAGGCGCTGGCACGGCAGAAGACGCTTAACGCCGCCAAACCGCTGCAGCGACTGGAGTTGATTCGCGGCTGGGAGCAGGAGTTCAAGGCCGAGTACAAGGCATTGCGGGAACAGGTGAAGTGATGTGACACGGGCGTTTCGCCCGTGTTTTTCGTGTTCCGAAGGACGAATCCATCACGGGCGAGGCGCCCGTGCCACCAGAATGCGTCGACTGCAACAACTTATCTTCCTCCTTCTCATCGCCGTGATCTTCGGCGTGTTTCTCATCCTGCCGATCATCCAGGTGATCTCCGTCGCGTTCTTCGGCATGAGCGACCAGCAGGAAGGCTTCACGTTTGGATACATCGCGGCGATTTTTCAGGACGAATCGCTGCGCGAGGGTCTTTTTAACTCAGCCAAGATCGCCGTCGGCACGACCTTGCTCTGCATCCTGATCAGCGTTCCGCTGGCGATGCTTTCGGTGCGCTACAACTTCTGGGGCAAGGGGCTGATGAGCGGCCTGTTGCTGGTGCCGCTGATCCTTCCGCCGTTCGTCGGCGCAATTGGCATGCGGCAGATTCTCGGCCATTACGGCAGCCTGACGGCCGTCGTCCACGAGGCGGCGATCTGGCTTGGGCAATTTGAACTCTTTGCCGGTGTGGTGCGCGACTCTGGCTTGACCGACAAAAACATGCCGATCGACTGGGTCGGCAACGCCCGCATCTGGGGTGTGATCCTCGTTGAAGCCCTCAGCCTGTACCCGATCCTGTTCCTCAACGTCTCGGCGGCGCTGGCCAATCTCGATCCGGCCATGGAACAGGCCGCCGCCAACCTGGGTGCCAGCCGATGGACGATCTTCCGCAAGATCACTCTTCCGCTGATGCGCCCCGGCTTGTTCGCCGGCGGAACGATCGTTCTGATCTGGAGCTTTACCGAGCTCGGCACACCGCTGATGTTCGAATACTTCCGGTGCACGCCGGTGCAGATCTTCCAGCGGTTGACGCAGGTGTCGGGGAACCCGACGCCTTACGCGCTGGTGGTCGTCACGCTGTTTATGAGCGTGGGCTTGTATGTCGTCGGCAAGCTGGTCCTGGGCCGGAATCTCACCAGCGCAGTCACCAAGGCGAGCGTGCAGATGACGCCGAAGAAGCTGGGCTTCTTCAAGGGGCTGGCGGCGCTGCTTCCGTTCGTGATCGTCACGTTCCTGGCGTTGCTGCCGCACATCGGTGTCGTGCTGATGAGCGTGAGCGATGTTCGCCCGGAATCTTGGTACCAGTCGATCGTGCCGACGAGCTTTACGGGCGATCACTATCGTGCCGCGCTCTCCGGCGACAACACAATCCCGTCCGTCCGCAACAGCGTCCTGTTCGCACTTTGCAGCACCATCGTGGACATCGCCCTGGGATTGATGATCGCCTGGCTCATCGTCCGCTCGCCGCTGCCGGGCTGGCTTCGGACTACCGTGGACAGCATTGCGATGCTGCCGCTGGCGGTGCCGGGTTTGGTAATGGCGTTCGGCTATCTCGCGATGAGCCTGGCAGCCAAGGGGTGGCTGAGCGATATCGGTCCGCAGTTCCACCAGTGGTTTGGCCAGGGCAACGGCGACTGGCTGAAGATGAAGCTGGAAGTCATCCTGAATGTGCAGGAGAACCCGACGTTCTTCCTCATCATCGCGTACGCCATGCGCCGGCTGCCCTACGTCGTCCGCAGCGCCGTCGCCGGTCTGCAACAAACACCCGCCGACCTGGAACTGGCGGCGCGCAACCTGGGCGCCGGCAGCTGGCTGACGATGCGGCGGATCACCATCCCGCTGATCGCCGCGAATCTGCTCGCCGGCGGACTCCTCGCGTTCGCGTTCGCGATGCTGGAGGTCAGCGACTCGCTCATCCTGGCGCAAAAGGCCGACTACTGGCCTATCACCAAGGCGATTTATGAGCTGTTCTTCCGAATCGGCGACGGCCGGTATATCGCCAGCGCTCTGGGCGTCTGGGCGATGGTCCTGCTGATGCTGACGATCCTGTCGGCCAACACGCTGCTGGGGAAACGGATGGGGGCAATCTTCAGGGTGTGAGACGGCAGTCTCTCGCATCCTGTCACTTTCCCCGCCGGCCCCTATAATCCCCGCCAGGTGAAAACCATGGCTCGATTACATCTCTCCGATTCGGTCCGGGCGGCTGTTCTTTCCGCGGGTGTTTGCGTTGTTGCCGCCGGGTGCGGCAGCAGTGACGAGCGCTCGGCCAAGCAGCTCACGGCGGACCAGTTCGTGACGCGTGCCGCCAGCGTGCCTCCGGACGGGGGTCGCCTGACCGGAGCGCCGGTCGAGAGCGGCGGCGCGGTTCGTGTGGATGGTGTCAGCCGATTCCCCAAGACCCCCGATCCTTCGGCCGATCCGATCGTCAATCCACAGAGCATCAACCCGACGGTCGATCAGGGTGTCCGCAGCCCCTACGCTGCCGACGGCAATGCGGCCGCCGGTCCGATCGCGCCGACCACGACGCGCGTTGACCTGGCGGGAAAGCCGGCGACCAACAAGGCCACCGCCGATGCCGGCGGGCCCCGCGCCGTCGATGTCGGCTTCGTGGTCATGGAAGTCAACGGAAAGCCGATCTATAGCGACAAGATCCTCTCGGCACTGGAGCGCCCGCTTGCCGCCGAAGCCAAGAAGAACAACGTCGACAACTTCCGCAATCTCGCCAAGGAACTGCTCGAACAGCAGGTCCAGCTTTACAAGCGCGACGAACTGGAAGTGGCATCGGCGGATCTGTCTCTGTCCGAGGCCGACAAGCAACTCGCGCAGGCGTTGACGGCGCAGTGGCGGCAGCAACAGATCACCGCGGCCGGAGGGTCCCTGGAGATGGCCCGGATCAAGGCCCGGGACGAGGGATGGGAGTTTGAGGACCTTGTCCAGCAGCAGTTCCGTCTGAAGCTCGTGCAGATTTTCTATCAGAAGCGCATTTTCCCCAAGATCTTCGTGCCACCCGCCGATCAGCGGGCCTACTACGAACAGAACAAGGCCAAGGAGTTCACGCAGGTGGCCCGGCTGAAGTTCCGGGTGATCAAGATCGATCCGAAGACGGGATTCAGCAGCGACGGCGACGCCGTTGCACTGGCCCAGAAGGTTCGCGAGCGTGCCAAATCCGAGGATTTCGCCAAGCTCGCCGACGAGATCAACAAGGATGGTCGCGGCGGGGCGATCGGACAATCCGATTCCGGCGGCTGGGTGGATGCCAACAGCTACCGCTACGAAAAGGTCGAGAAGACCGCTGCGCAGCTGAAGCCGGGTGAAGTCAGCGACGTCATCCTTGAAGAGAACCGGCTGCTGTTCGTGGTCAAGCTCGAGGCAATCCAGGAAGGCACGGTCCAGGCGTTCGAAGAACCGTCCGTCCAGGAGCGAATCACGCAGCGGCTTCGCGGCATCCAGTTGCAGGCGCTCCGCGAGGCGCACATCCGCAAACTCGAACGCGACGCAGTCACCCGCCGCAACGAAGGCAAGGTCAACGACCTGCTCGATATCGTGATGAAGAAGTATCCGGACTGGGCCAAGGCGGGATAACGCCGTCGCCCCGGCATGCGGCTTGTGCCAAAGCGGGCAAGGACACCCGCGCTCCGAGGAGGAACTCTTGCCGCTTCCGACCGCCATCCGCGATCTCGATCACCTCGAAGACCTTCTTTCCGAACCGAGCGAGGGTGTCATCGACACCTGCCGGCGGTTGGACGGGGATGTCCTGGTCCTGGGCGTAGGCGGGAAGATGGGGCCGAGCCTGTCACGGATGATGCGCCGGGCGTCCGACGCCGCAGGTGCAAAACGCCGGATCATAGGCGTATCGCGCTTCGCCGGCGGGACGTCACGGCTGCAGCGGCAGCTCAACGATTGGGGCATCGAAACCATCGCCTGTGACCTGCTGGATCAGGCCGCCCTCGACCGGCTCCCCGATACCCCCAACGTCGTCTACATGACCGGGATGAAGTTCGGCACCACCGGGCAGCAGTCGCTCACATGGGCGATGAACGGCTTCCTGCCCAGCATCGTCTGTCAGCGGTTTAGCCGCAGCCGGATCGTGGCGTTCTCCAGCGGCAACATCTACGCGATGTCCGCCGTTTGCAGCGGCGGCCCCACGGAGGGCGTCGATACCGCGCCGGTCGGCGAGTACGGCATGAGCGTGCTGGCGAGAGAGCGGATGTTCGAGCACTTCAGCCGGACACTGAAGATCCCGGTCACGCTCCTGCGGCTGAACTATGCGGTCGAGATGCGTTACGGCGTGCTGGTTGACCTTGCGACAAAGGTGTGGCGCGGGCAGCCGATCGACGTCTCGATGGGCGTGTTCAACGTGATCTGGCAGGGGGATGCCAACGCGCAGGCGATCCAGTCGTTCGATCACGTCGCCAGCCCGCCGCGAGTGCTCAACATCACCGGCCCTGAGACTCTGTCGGTTCGGGCGCTTGCCGAGGCATTTGGCCGGGCGATGGGAAAGCAGCCAGCCATCGTCGGCACCGAAGCCGCCACCGCCCTGTTGAACAACGCCCAGCTCAGCCATCGCCTGTTCGGCTACCCGCGGGTACCGATTCAACAGGTGGTGGAGTGGACGGCGGAGTGGGTGATGAAGGGTGGCGTCAACCTGGACAGGCCGACGCATTTCGAGACGCGCGACGGACGGTTTTGAATGGGAAGGTCAGGAGTCAGGAGTCGGAAGCTGAGGCCTTCGACTTCTAACTCCTGATTTTCTAACTGCGATCTCAGTTCTCTTCCTTCTTGAAGTTCATTCGGGTCGCGACGGCTTCGGGGTCGAACCAGGATTGCAGGGCGTCCTGAACGGCCTGCTCACGCATCAATTGGGTTCGGGCCATGCCGACCATCTGCATCTGCATACGGGCGTCTTCGTCGGCGGTCCACGGCCGCTCGTAGGACCGCAGTTCCAGCGCAAGCACCTTCTGCTTCGAAGGCATGTCAACCACTGTCGAAGGGTGCGGCAGATCGGCCTTGGCCTGGCTGAGCAGGCGGAACAGGCCGGGGATCAACGCCTGCTGAACGGTCGGATCGGTGAGGTCGTATCCGGGGATCTCCGGCCGGCGGTTGTCCAGCACGATGGGGCCGACTTCCTTGACTGGCGGACTGACGACCGGAAGGCCGCCGATCGGGCTGTTGGCGGCGGCAGAGCCGGCAGCGTCGCGAACGACGACCGCCTTTTTCTTCGCCAACTCGTACGCACTGACGAGCTTCAGATCCTTGATGATCAGCGGACGGGCTTCGTCCAGCGTCGGAACGTGATCCCCTTCAAATGCGGTCAGGCGGAAGACGTAGGCATTACCGGTTGTATCGCGGAGCAGCGGCGACGGCTCGTACATCGCCAGGGCAGCCTTGGCCGGCTTGGTGGACTCGACGGTGATCCCGGGTGTTGCGGCCGGTGCCGTGGCGGGCGCCGTCGCCGGAGCAGTCCCCGGAAGGGTTGCAGGGCTGGTGGAAGGCCCGGTGGCGGCCGGCTGAGTTTTCGGGGCGACAGGACCTTCCGGCAGAACTTCCTGCCCGTGCTTCGTCGCCAGTTGCGCCAGCGCCGTTCCGTCCGCCGACGCCTGTCCGATCCCCGGCAGCGCCGACAGCTCGGTCGCCGTCAGGAACTCGCTCGCGAGCGACTTAACCACGGGTCGCACGCCCTGGGCTTTTTCAAAGTCGGCGGCGACCTTCTCGAGGTACTCGAGCTTCTCGACTTTGCCGATTTCCTTCGCTGCCACGGCGTCCTTGTAATCTTTCACGAGGCGGTCACGCAGCGCGTTACGAATCTCATCGGCGCGAGCCTCCACCTTCTGACGCAGCATCTGGGCGGCGGCGACATCCTCGGCCGGGGCGTTCGGTGCCGACACCTCGTTCATCAGTACCTTCTGGCGGATCTCCGCACGCACGTCGGCGAACGGACGTGTGGTCGGTGCCGTCGCAGCGGATGTCGCCGGAAGGGTGCCCGGTGCCGTGCCAGGCTGACTCGAAGCCTGGCTCGACGGCTGGCTGGCTGGCGTGGTCTGGAACTGACCCTGGTTGGCGGTGTAGTAGGCGAACGCAACGCTGTCGAGCGGCAGCAGGTCCACCGGCTTGAGCGCCTTCATCGCCGCGGCCGTCACGTCCGAGTTCGCCAACTCCACGTACTGAAGCTTGAGCTTGTCCTTCTGACGATATCCGAACTGCACCGGCTGGGTCGCGGCCATCGCGAATGACGGGGCCGGTGTCGATGCGGCATACTGGTTGTAATGCGAGATGATCTGGGCTTCGGACGGCGTCGGCGCTTCGGCGATGAAATCGGCCGCGGCGAACTCGACGACGTTCAGGGTCGGCTGCTGGCGCTGGACAATCCCGTCACGCACGAGCGGCCGGGTGATCTTGATGTCGCCGAGCACACGCTGGTAGTAATCGCGGACCAGGACGAAGCGTTCGACGGCGGCGCGGTAGGCGGCGGCCTCGTCGGGCTTGAGGGTTCGGCCGGGCTGCTTGAAATAGACCTCGAAAAGCTCGTTGACGGTGTCGGTGTCGGGCTTTACGCCGGCGGCCCGCGCCTCACGTTGAAGCAGGGCGTAGGTGACCGGCTTGTCCCGCAGCGCCGCGGCGACGCGCCCGCCACCCTGCCCGAACGAAGCCATGCTTTCGCCGAGTTGCCGCAGGGGGGCAAAGCCGAACTCGATCAGGGCGTCGATGTCGCGGCGGGCCTCGCCGACTTCCCCCCTGGTGAGTTTTTCGTTACCGATGCGCCCGTAGAGCAGCGAATCGTTGTCGTTATGCATCTGCTTCATCCCGAAAGGCAGGATGAAGACGATCATCAGCATGACGCCGAAGATCGCGAGCAGGAGCTTTTTCTTCCGCTGGATGAACTTGTACATGCGGGTTGAGTTTCGTTCGTCGTTAGGAGTCCGGCCGGCCCGGGAGCGACCCTCTGTCTCAGCCGGGCTGGGAAGGTTAAGGGAGGGTGGGACGGTCCGGCAAGGGCACGTGAGGATGAATGTTTCGTGCCGACGGTCACAACGACCGCCGGAGAGCGCTCCGCTGCCGGCTGCATGATTGCGGACACAGTTCGCCGAAAGGCGCTAAGACCGGCGTCATGCCCGACACTGATTGCCGCGAAACGCACCGGATGGGATGCCGTGGGAACTCATTTGGGCTTCGCGGCGGCGGCAAGGCGGTCGTAGTTCGCCTTGGCGTCAGCGGCCGACTTGCTTCCCTTGAACTTGGGGTCTTCTGCGACCTGCTTATAAAGCGCGGCCGCTTCTGTGGCCTGCCCGCCGTCTTCCAGCAGC is part of the Humisphaera borealis genome and encodes:
- a CDS encoding ABC transporter permease — its product is MRRLQQLIFLLLIAVIFGVFLILPIIQVISVAFFGMSDQQEGFTFGYIAAIFQDESLREGLFNSAKIAVGTTLLCILISVPLAMLSVRYNFWGKGLMSGLLLVPLILPPFVGAIGMRQILGHYGSLTAVVHEAAIWLGQFELFAGVVRDSGLTDKNMPIDWVGNARIWGVILVEALSLYPILFLNVSAALANLDPAMEQAAANLGASRWTIFRKITLPLMRPGLFAGGTIVLIWSFTELGTPLMFEYFRCTPVQIFQRLTQVSGNPTPYALVVVTLFMSVGLYVVGKLVLGRNLTSAVTKASVQMTPKKLGFFKGLAALLPFVIVTFLALLPHIGVVLMSVSDVRPESWYQSIVPTSFTGDHYRAALSGDNTIPSVRNSVLFALCSTIVDIALGLMIAWLIVRSPLPGWLRTTVDSIAMLPLAVPGLVMAFGYLAMSLAAKGWLSDIGPQFHQWFGQGNGDWLKMKLEVILNVQENPTFFLIIAYAMRRLPYVVRSAVAGLQQTPADLELAARNLGAGSWLTMRRITIPLIAANLLAGGLLAFAFAMLEVSDSLILAQKADYWPITKAIYELFFRIGDGRYIASALGVWAMVLLMLTILSANTLLGKRMGAIFRV
- a CDS encoding NAD-dependent epimerase/dehydratase family protein, which translates into the protein MPLPTAIRDLDHLEDLLSEPSEGVIDTCRRLDGDVLVLGVGGKMGPSLSRMMRRASDAAGAKRRIIGVSRFAGGTSRLQRQLNDWGIETIACDLLDQAALDRLPDTPNVVYMTGMKFGTTGQQSLTWAMNGFLPSIVCQRFSRSRIVAFSSGNIYAMSAVCSGGPTEGVDTAPVGEYGMSVLARERMFEHFSRTLKIPVTLLRLNYAVEMRYGVLVDLATKVWRGQPIDVSMGVFNVIWQGDANAQAIQSFDHVASPPRVLNITGPETLSVRALAEAFGRAMGKQPAIVGTEAATALLNNAQLSHRLFGYPRVPIQQVVEWTAEWVMKGGVNLDRPTHFETRDGRF
- the apaG gene encoding Co2+/Mg2+ efflux protein ApaG, which encodes MATPELSNTETNGIRVGATAYFLPEESDPDDRKFLFGYTIVIKNEGTEPAQLVSRYWLIIDGNGRQEEVRGPGVIGQTPRLEPGQAFKYQSYCPLKTAWGTMEGEYEMRRDDGSTFQAKIARFYLAAAQPAMK
- a CDS encoding ABC transporter ATP-binding protein, which translates into the protein MTSVRLEHISKRFGQTTALADIDFTINSGELFFLLGPSGCGKSTLLRLIAGLHDPSKGKILFNDRDVTALGTDKRNAVMCFQSYALWPHMSVRENVRFGLAVRKQPKPEQDKRIADVLKLVQMEPYADRKPNQLSGGQQQRVALARALAVNPDCLLLDEPLSNLDAKLRHEMRSEIRRICKTAGYTTIYVTHDMKEALSVADRIAVMKDGKIAQIGTPGDLYHKPMNSFVADFVGSTNLLTGKVVGTDAGRYEIETPAGRVFGSAVNNGFLRDANVIVSIRPEQMQVARRTAAAGEAGPNRFTGKVLETTFLGEASEHVLAVNGQRLKVIAAPPLFNVPEELTVQFDPEDVVVLKE
- a CDS encoding peptidyl-prolyl cis-trans isomerase, whose amino-acid sequence is MARLHLSDSVRAAVLSAGVCVVAAGCGSSDERSAKQLTADQFVTRAASVPPDGGRLTGAPVESGGAVRVDGVSRFPKTPDPSADPIVNPQSINPTVDQGVRSPYAADGNAAAGPIAPTTTRVDLAGKPATNKATADAGGPRAVDVGFVVMEVNGKPIYSDKILSALERPLAAEAKKNNVDNFRNLAKELLEQQVQLYKRDELEVASADLSLSEADKQLAQALTAQWRQQQITAAGGSLEMARIKARDEGWEFEDLVQQQFRLKLVQIFYQKRIFPKIFVPPADQRAYYEQNKAKEFTQVARLKFRVIKIDPKTGFSSDGDAVALAQKVRERAKSEDFAKLADEINKDGRGGAIGQSDSGGWVDANSYRYEKVEKTAAQLKPGEVSDVILEENRLLFVVKLEAIQEGTVQAFEEPSVQERITQRLRGIQLQALREAHIRKLERDAVTRRNEGKVNDLLDIVMKKYPDWAKAG
- a CDS encoding ABC transporter substrate-binding protein, encoding MRRYIFPILFVLVLATPFVVRAIIGDATERPSSGELRLVVITPHGEPIRREFGDAFSEWHRARFGKTVVVDYRNFGGGASDIVKYFNATSDSGYFQKTGTYGVDVAWGGGETLFSVDLKKHLLPVKLSPEVMSTAYPKPDIGGVALYDKDGNWFGTTLGSFGIVYNKDVLRYLGLPEPKTWEDLTDPRYRNYIILADPTRSSSARTAFMAIVEKQMAIAKEAAGADDKGAEDRGWARGMGLIRQIAANARVFTDASSSVPSVVGSGDAAAGMAIDFYGRTQVEMSGESRVGYVEPAEATIVNPDPIAVVKGTQNKELAIRFIEFILSTEGQRLWNYRVGAPGGPKQTTLRRLPIVPSVYADQTYFTDKVNPFLIAGTFNTRRERTGTFKTLGDQIQVSCIDVLAELRETRKLILASPAAVELDKKLGTFPFDQKEALARQKTLNAAKPLQRLELIRGWEQEFKAEYKALREQVK